In the Magnolia sinica isolate HGM2019 chromosome 15, MsV1, whole genome shotgun sequence genome, one interval contains:
- the LOC131228066 gene encoding putative disease resistance protein RGA3, which translates to MADSLVSMVMKKIRDALVSNVMKKLGEEVDSVGGAQAELEKISSTFESIQALLNDAEIIQFHNESMQLWLKKLKDVAYDVEDLLDEMIQWPEPESETNDGDDRQRMENQACRWLFSLFTCCGLEDWIRLAHESWTDGDDTDNRSIGDKVRTFFPTISNKIASQQNFAQRIKEVSAKLDQIAADKSKFSFKEIHSFRGGSHPDKAEFQTSSLVDESKMLGRDRDKDIIISKLVSGSSSEEGGIHVISIVGVGGLGKTTLAQLIHNDKRVRSHFNVFPWVCVSDDFNVINLTKAIIEAAVGTSPPDSQLDSLQKQLIQTLQGKLFLIVLDDVWNDDSDRWEKLMLSLQRGAPGSKILVTTRSEKVANTCMPSAYMHELKGLSYDDSWLLFRTRAFAGRKVEDCRALEKIGREIVKKCKGVPLSLKVIGSVMRSKMTTQDWKDILESQTWEIRDIAKGILPALLLSYYNLPVHLKQCFAYCSVFPKDHEMEKGTLVKLWLAQGFIKPDGKREMEAIGGEYFDDLLAQSLFQKVVLPYEVQGRCTIHDLLHDLVQFITKNECCIFENGNTSSVLTVRHSSFIATRETLHIPAPLCHAKKLRTLLQTGHSEIDTIPDHFFQCGRSLRAFDFRIKELPSSIGLLKHLRYLDLSSSDIVELPESVSSLSNMQTLKLNSCKELQRLPSGMSAMVRLRHLEIEDTPELKHLPEGLGRISSLRTLSRFIVGGDGGCKIGELKRLDSLQGKLPIEHLERVASVDEAKEAQLENKLQLRVLSLNMSPDDALEMSGNGEVERMENVVEALRPSLANLEELEIRGYIGSKFPTWIGDSSFSNLFSLRLIDCNKCTQLPGLGRLPSLKYLEIKAGLVKRVGSEFYGNSSGGDINGVAFPKLEELVFSYMYELEEWELRLEDREIMPSLHSLRIYDCWKLKAQLTHLSKSLTSLDISGCGEILWPLPNLPSLKMFQIINLENTTCLPYGWKQLESLETLTIAYCSKLRSLPDDLGQLKSLRSLQIYYCPELQSLPQGLWGLTCLQDLSISGNPMLADKCTRKYRSKSSHISNIWIDYLRIE; encoded by the coding sequence ATGGCAGATTCGCTTGTTTCGATGGTTATGAAGAAAATTCGAGATGCACTTGTTTCAAATGTTATGAAGAAACTCGGGGAAGAGGTTGATTCGGTTGGTGGCGCCCAAGCAGAACTTGAAAAGATATCTTCTACGTTCGAATCCATTCAAGCACTTCTTAATGATGCAGAAATTATCCAATTTCACAACGAAAGCATGCAACTTTGGTTAAAAAAGCTCAAAGACGTGGCTTACGATGTGGAGGACTTGCTAGATGAGATGATTCAATGGCCAGAACCTGAATCAGAGACAAACGATGGTGACGATCGGCAGCGCATGGAAAACCAGGCATGTAGGTGGTTATTTTCACTCTTTACATGTTGCGGTCTAGAAGATTGGATCAGGTTGGCCCATGAATCATGGACCGACGGTGATGATACTGATAATCGCAGCATTGGAGATAAGGTTCGGACGTTTTTTCCCACAATTTCCAACAAAATTGCATCACAGCAAAATTTTGCGCAACGGATAAAAGAAGTAAGTGCGAAGCTGGATCAGATTGCAGCTGACAAAAGTAAGTTCAGTTTTAAGGAGATTCACAGTTTCCGTGGAGGTAGTCATCCTGACAAGGCCGAGTTTCAAACTAGTTCGCTCGTAGATGAATCGAAGATGCTCGGGAGAGACAGAGACAAAGATATAATAATAAGCAAGTTGGTCAGCGGGAGCAGTTCTGAGGAGGGAGGGATTCATGTCATTTCGATAGTAGGCGTTGGCGGGTTGGGCAAGACGACTCTTGCTCAATTGATCCACAATGATAAAAGGGTGAGGAGCCATTTCAATGTGTTTCCATGGGTTTGTGTTTCTGATGATTTTAATGTCATAAATCTTACAAAAGCAATTATAGAAGCAGCCGTAGGGACAAGTCCACCGGATTCTCAGCTAGACTCATTGCAAAAGCAGCTTATCCAAACATTACAGGGCAAGCTATTCTTGATTGTGCTTGATGATGTGTGGAACGATGATAGTGACAGGTGGGAGAAATTAATGCTTTCCTTGCAAAGAGGTGCTCCTGGAAGTAAAATTTTGGTCACCACTCGCAGCGAGAAGGTTGCAAATACATGCATGCCGTCTGCCTACATGCATGAATTGAAAGGTTTATCCTATGATGATAGCTGGTTACTGTTCAGAACCAGAGCTTTCGCTGGGAGGAAAGTGGAAGATTGCCGGGCGTTGGAAAAGATCGGAAGAGAGATAGTGAAGAAGTGTAAAGGAGTGCCTCTTTCGTTAAAGGTAATTGGAAGCGTCATGCGTTCCAAGATGACCACACAAGATTGGAAGGACATCTTAGAAAGCCAAACATGGGAAATACGAGACATCGCGAAAGGTATCTTACCGGCTTTGTTGCTGAGCTATTATAATTTGCCTGTCCATTTGAAGCAGTGTTTTGCATATTGCTCGGTATTTCCGAAAGATCATGAGATGGAGAAGGGTACATTGGTCAAGTTGTGGTTAGCTCAGGGTTTCATCAAGCCCGATGGAAAAAGAGAGATGGAAGCAATTGGAGGAGAGTACTTTGACGATCTACTGGCGCAGTCTTTGTTTCAAAAAGTGGTGCTTCCATATGAAGTACAAGGCAGATGTACAATACATGATCTCCTTCACGATCTCGTCCAATTCATTACAAAGAATGAATGTTGCATCTTTGAGAATGGAAACACCAGCTCTGTACTTACAGTCCGTCATTCATCATTTATTGCCACCAGGGAAACCTTACACATTCCTGCTCCTCTATGTCATGCAAAAAAATTGCGAACACTCCTCCAGACCGGACATTCAGAAATTGATACCATCCCTGATCATTTTTTCCAATGCGGCAGGTCCCTTAGGGCATTTGATTTCCGTATTAAAGAATTGCCAAGCTCAATTGGGTTGCTGAAGCATTTACGCTATCTTGACTTGTCTTCTTCAGATATTGTTGAGTTGCCGGAATCAGTGAGTAGTCTCAGCAATATGCAGACCTTGAAGTTGAATTCTTGCAAAGAACTACAGAGACTGCCAAGTGGGATGAGTGCAATGGTCCGCTTGAGACATCTAGAAATTGAAGACACACCCGAACTAAAGCACTTACCGGAAGGGTTGGGGAGAATAAGTTCCCTTCGAACGTTGAGTAGGTTTATCGTGGGAGGCGATGGAGGATGTAAGATTGGAGAGCTGAAGCGACTTGACTCTCTCCAAGGAAAGCTACCAATAGAACACTTGGAGAGAGTGGCGAGCGTGGATGAGGCTAAGGAAGCACAACTGGAGAACAAGTTACAACTTCGCGTATTGTCTCTAAATATGTCACCAGATGATGCTCTTGAAATGTCAggaaatggtgaggtggagaggaTGGAAAATGTAGTTGAAGCCCTCCGGCCGTCCCTTGCAAACCTAGAAGAGCTGGAAATTAGGGGATACATTGGTTCCAAGTTCCCAACCTGGATAGGAGATTCATCTTTCTCAAATTTATTCAGCTTGAGATTAATAGATTGCAATAAGTGTACACAGTTGCCTGGGCTAGGGAGACTACCTTCGCTTAAATACCTTGAAATAAAGGCAGGTCTTGTAAAACGGGTGGGAAGTGAGTTTTACGGGAATAGCAGTGGTGGGGACATAAACGGGGTGGCATTCCCGAAGCTGGAAGAGCTCGTGTTCAGTTACATGTATGAATTGGAGGagtgggagttgagattagaagaCAGAGAGATAATGCCGTCTCTACACTCATTAAGAATTTACGACTGCTGGAAATTGAAGGCACAGCTGACACACCTCTCGAAAAGTCTAACGTCCCTCGACATCTCGGGATGTGGCGAGATTTTGTGGCCATTACCGAACCTCCCAAGCCTCAAGATGTTTCAGATCATTAATTTAGAGAACACAACATGTCTCCCCTACGGATGGAAACAATTGGAGTCACTAGAGACTCTTACCATCGCGTATTGCTCTAAATTGAGGTCTCTTCCTGATGATTTGGGACAGCTCAAGTCTCTTAGGAGTCTCCAGATCTACTACTGCCCCGAGTTGCAGTCATTGCCTCAAGGGTTGTGGGGCCTTACCTGTCTCCAAGATTTAAGCATCTCTGGCAATCCAATGCTGGCGGATAAATGCACAAGGAAGTATCGGAGCAAATCGTCACACATCTCAAACATCTGGATTGACTACCTCAGAATCGAATGA